NNGGGTCATGCGTGAGCACTTTGACCACCCTCTCTCCGTGCCTCAGCTACGTCACTGGAAACTCAACCACTCCCTCACAGAGTTGCTGCTCTCAGCTTGACTCTGTTATCAAATCTTCGCCGCAATGCATTTGTTCAGCCGTCAACAGTCCGATCCCCAACATAGGCCTTAACATTAACCGCACACAGGCGTTGCAGCTCCCCAATGCCTGCAACATTCAGACGCCTCCCCTCAATCAATGCAACGGTAACACACCTATCTATATGTTTAT
The sequence above is drawn from the Camelina sativa cultivar DH55 unplaced genomic scaffold, Cs unpScaffold01270, whole genome shotgun sequence genome and encodes:
- the LOC104774067 gene encoding non-specific lipid-transfer protein-like protein At2g13820, with translation CVSTLTTLSPCLSYVTGNSTTPSQSCCSQLDSVIKSSPQCICSAVNSPIPNIGLNINRTQALQLPNACNIQTPPLNQCNEATGPTAPSPAEETTAPGVTLTPTSSPGARSGVKGGSKITPSAGFGSSTGNVHRVPQHLLMFAVCVFVVCTSYFR